ATGCAGGGCCTGATGTGGCGCGCGGTCAATCCGGACGGCACCCTGACCTACACCTTTGTCGAGAGCGTGAAAGCAACGTATCCGTACTACGTGGTGCGCGTGGCCGGCGGCCTGCTGTACCTGTCGGGTATGTGCATCATGGGCTACAACACCTGGATGACTCTGCGCGGCAGCAAACTCCCCGTCGCCCGCATTCCGGAACTGAACGCGGCGCACGCCTGATAGGAGCGAAAGCAAATGAAATTTTCACATGCATGGATTGAGAAAAACCCCTGGCTGCTGATCGCCCTGGTCACGGTGGTGATCAGCATCGGCGGCGCCGTCGAGATCGTCCCCCTGTTCTTCCAGAAGAGCACGACGGAGCCCGTCGCCGGCCTGAAGCCGTATTCGCCGCTGCGCCTGGCGGGCCGCGACATCTACGTGCGCGAAGGCTGCTACAACTGCCATTCGCAGATGGTGCGTCCGCTGCGCGCGGAAACGGAACGCTATGGCCACTATTCGGTCGCCGGCGAGTTCGTCTACGACCGTCCGTTCCAGTGGGGTTCCAAGCGCACGGGGCCGGACCTGGCCCGCGTGGGCGCCCGCTACAGCGACGAATGGCACCGCACGCACTTGAACAACCCGCGCGACGTGGTGCCCGAGTCGAACATGCCGGCCTACCCATGGCTGGCGAAGACCAAGCTGGTGCCTGACGACATCATGCCGAAGATGCGCGCCCTGAAACGCCTGGGCCAGCCGTACAGCGACGAAGAGATCGCCGCCGGCCCCGCGCAGCTGCAGGACAAGACGGAAGAAGACGCCCTGGTCGCCTATCTGCAAGGCCTCGGTACATTAATCAAAACAAGGAATTAGCATGGCAATCGAAAACCTGTTTGACAGCGCCAGCAGCGTCATGACGGTGGTTTCCTTTATGACATTCGTGGGCATCCTGTGGTGGACGTTCAGCCGCAGCAATGGCGACTTCGACGCGGCGGCACGCCTGCCGTTCGCCGACGAGGCGCTCGACTATCCGGCCGATGCCGCGCCGGCACAAGGGGAGCGCAACCATGGCTGACTTTACCAATGGCTTCTGGAATATCTACATCGTCGTGCTGTCCCTGCTGGGCATCATCGGCTGCGGCGTGCTGCTGTACTCGCAGTCGAAAGTGAAAGTGGCCGCCGGCGCCCCCGCCGACGGCACCACGGGCCACGTGTGGGACGAGGACTTGAAGGAACTCAATACGCCGATGCCGCGCTGGTGGATGTGGCTGTTCTACATCACCATCGTCTTCGCGCTGGCCTACCTGTTCCTGTACCCGGGCCTGGGCACCTACGCCGGCAGCCTGGGCTGGAAATCGACGGGCCAGTACGAGGAAGAGCTGAAGAAGGCGGAAGCCGACTACGGCCCCCTGTTCAACAAGTACCTGAGCCAGGACTTGAAGACGGTGGCCGCCGATCCGCAGGCGCAAGCCATCGGCCAGCGACTGTTCCTGACCTACTGCGCGCAGTGCCACGGTTCGGATGCCCGCGGCAACAAGGGCTTCCCCAACCTGACGGACAAGGACTGGCTGTATGGCGGTGATCCCGACATCATCAAGACCACCATCATGCACGGCCGCAATGGGCAGATGCCGCCGATGGGCGCCGCGCTCGGTTCCGAAAAAGATGTCGAGAACGTGGCCCATTACGTGCTGAGTCTGTCCGGTTCCACGTCGGACCCCGTCAAGTCCGTGCTGGGCAAGGCCAAGTTCGGCGCCTGCATGGCCTGTCACGGCGCCGATGCGAAGGGCAACCAGATGCTCGGCGCGCCTAACCTGACGGACAAGATCTGGCTGTACGGCGGCAGCGCCGATACCATCATGGAAACCGTGCGCAAGGGTCGCAACAACACCATGCCGGCCTTCAGCGACTTCCTCGGCGAATCCAAGGTACACGTGCTGTCGGCGTATGTCTGGAGCCTGTCGAATCCCCAGACGCCCGTGAAATGATGTAATGGAACCTCAAGTCATCAAGATGTATGCGGCCCGCGAGCAAATCTACCCTCGCGAGGCCAAAGGACGCTACGCTACCTGGCGATGGGTATGCGTATGGCTTACCCAGCTCGCGTTCTACGGCTTGCCGTGGTTGACCTGGAATGGCAGGCAAGCCCTGCTGTTCGATTTGACCACGCGCAAGTTCTACATTTTCGGCGTCGTGCTGTGGCCCCAGGATTTCATCTATCTGGCGGCCCTGCTGATCATCTGTGCGTATTTGTTATTCCTCGTCACGGCCATTGCCGGGCGGGTGTGGTGCGGGTTTTCTTGCCCGCAAACGGTATACACGGAAATCTTCCTGTGGGTCGAACGCCGCATCGAGGGCACGCGCAGCGCGCGCATGGCCCTCGACAAGCAGGGCCCCTCCGTGCGCAAGGCGTTCAAGAAGACGGCCAAGCACCTGGTATGGGGCGCCATCGCCCTGTGGACGGGCTTTACCTTTGTCGGCTACTTCACGCCGATCAAGGAACTGGCGCGCGAAGTGACCACCCTCAATTTCGGTCCCTGGGAATGGTTCTGGGTCTTGTTCTACAGTCTGGCAACCTACGGCAACGCGGGCTGGCTGCGCGAGCAGGTGTGCAAATACATGTGCCCCTACGCGCGCTTCCAGAGCGCCATGTTCGACCAGGACACGCTGATCATCACCTACGATGCCAAGCGCGGCGAACCACGCGGCGCCATGAGCAAGAAGGCCGGCAACAACGACAAGCTGGGCGACTGCATCGATTGCACCCTGTGCGTGCAGGTGTGTCCGACCGGTATCGATATCCGCAACGGCCTGCAGTATGAATGCATCGGCTGCGCCGCCTGCGTCGATGCCTGCAATACCGTGATGGACAAGGTCGAGCGGCCGCGTGGCCTGATACGCTACAGCACCGACCATGCGATGGAAAACAACTTCAATTCGAAGCAGA
This window of the Janthinobacterium agaricidamnosum genome carries:
- the ccoO gene encoding cytochrome-c oxidase, cbb3-type subunit II, which gives rise to MKFSHAWIEKNPWLLIALVTVVISIGGAVEIVPLFFQKSTTEPVAGLKPYSPLRLAGRDIYVREGCYNCHSQMVRPLRAETERYGHYSVAGEFVYDRPFQWGSKRTGPDLARVGARYSDEWHRTHLNNPRDVVPESNMPAYPWLAKTKLVPDDIMPKMRALKRLGQPYSDEEIAAGPAQLQDKTEEDALVAYLQGLGTLIKTRN
- a CDS encoding cbb3-type cytochrome oxidase subunit 3, which produces MAIENLFDSASSVMTVVSFMTFVGILWWTFSRSNGDFDAAARLPFADEALDYPADAAPAQGERNHG
- the ccoP gene encoding cytochrome-c oxidase, cbb3-type subunit III, whose product is MADFTNGFWNIYIVVLSLLGIIGCGVLLYSQSKVKVAAGAPADGTTGHVWDEDLKELNTPMPRWWMWLFYITIVFALAYLFLYPGLGTYAGSLGWKSTGQYEEELKKAEADYGPLFNKYLSQDLKTVAADPQAQAIGQRLFLTYCAQCHGSDARGNKGFPNLTDKDWLYGGDPDIIKTTIMHGRNGQMPPMGAALGSEKDVENVAHYVLSLSGSTSDPVKSVLGKAKFGACMACHGADAKGNQMLGAPNLTDKIWLYGGSADTIMETVRKGRNNTMPAFSDFLGESKVHVLSAYVWSLSNPQTPVK
- the ccoG gene encoding cytochrome c oxidase accessory protein CcoG: MEPQVIKMYAAREQIYPREAKGRYATWRWVCVWLTQLAFYGLPWLTWNGRQALLFDLTTRKFYIFGVVLWPQDFIYLAALLIICAYLLFLVTAIAGRVWCGFSCPQTVYTEIFLWVERRIEGTRSARMALDKQGPSVRKAFKKTAKHLVWGAIALWTGFTFVGYFTPIKELAREVTTLNFGPWEWFWVLFYSLATYGNAGWLREQVCKYMCPYARFQSAMFDQDTLIITYDAKRGEPRGAMSKKAGNNDKLGDCIDCTLCVQVCPTGIDIRNGLQYECIGCAACVDACNTVMDKVERPRGLIRYSTDHAMENNFNSKQIRQRAMRPRVLIYTSILALIIIAVCTSLALRTPLKMDVIRDRGSMGREVEDGMIENVYRLQIMNTSEQSQHFKISASGLPGLTLLTRDEVTLQPTETLGWPIRLRVPHGVGEKGSNKIAIELHSLDDPSLHVRESAVFIVPR